Proteins encoded together in one uncultured Desulfosarcina sp. window:
- a CDS encoding transposase, translating into MNHPNTFSLSLQKQSDSGRIIDDHELNRAFTELKFRSLARQSNITKKRGYETLSLIFVFVLLPFLKRSLSSFCNGGYLQNYVQAHKDTFYRFLNNERFNWRKLVQLLASKIIAMSKEVPFKEKVLIADDSICPKSGKEIELVSYHFDHKVRRSILGNQYLQLGFHDGLHFFPIDGAFHTSSHRPNTDMRDIDKRTNGWKRRKEALSKKTDVLVQMLDRAWKSGIDASFVLFDSWFAHDDIIHRIVDVGYGVICRLKRNRVKYGYQGGAYTLKQLWQQVAKKQTIWIKDRTIKGACLDVTLKKTGSVRVLFVSDGRKQWQVLLCTDTDLEPSRILDYYARRWAIEVYFKDAKQMLYMGKEQSNTFDALIASQSLVMIRYLILVYIQIKHGLNICVGPLFRQTSDDQSLWMFSRAVWGRVKELIFKSSDILSHRIEPDLLFHFIDIIEDLIAEQSRCVTAKL; encoded by the coding sequence ATGAATCACCCTAATACATTTTCCCTCTCCTTGCAAAAACAATCTGATTCGGGCCGGATCATTGACGACCATGAACTCAATCGTGCGTTCACCGAACTCAAGTTCCGCTCATTGGCCCGACAAAGCAACATCACCAAAAAAAGAGGCTATGAAACACTCTCGCTCATATTTGTTTTCGTACTACTGCCTTTTCTCAAACGAAGCCTCAGCAGTTTCTGTAATGGCGGCTATCTACAAAATTACGTCCAGGCCCATAAAGACACGTTCTATCGGTTCTTGAACAATGAACGTTTCAACTGGCGCAAACTGGTCCAATTGCTGGCATCAAAGATTATTGCCATGAGTAAAGAGGTTCCCTTTAAAGAAAAAGTGTTGATCGCCGATGACTCCATCTGCCCCAAATCGGGCAAAGAGATCGAATTGGTCAGCTATCATTTCGATCACAAAGTCAGGCGCTCCATTCTTGGCAACCAGTATCTGCAATTGGGCTTTCATGACGGGTTGCATTTTTTTCCGATCGACGGTGCCTTTCATACATCCAGTCACCGGCCCAACACCGATATGCGGGATATCGACAAGCGTACCAACGGATGGAAACGACGCAAAGAAGCCCTGAGTAAAAAAACCGACGTTCTGGTTCAGATGCTCGACAGGGCCTGGAAGTCGGGCATCGATGCCAGCTTCGTCTTGTTCGACAGCTGGTTTGCCCACGACGATATCATCCATCGCATCGTCGATGTCGGTTATGGCGTCATCTGCCGATTAAAGCGCAACCGGGTCAAATACGGTTATCAAGGTGGCGCATACACACTCAAACAACTATGGCAACAGGTCGCCAAGAAACAGACCATCTGGATCAAGGATCGCACGATCAAGGGCGCATGCCTCGACGTCACGTTGAAAAAGACCGGCTCGGTTCGAGTACTGTTCGTTTCCGATGGTCGCAAACAGTGGCAGGTCCTGCTTTGCACCGATACCGACCTGGAACCGTCCAGGATTCTTGACTATTACGCCCGTCGCTGGGCCATCGAAGTATACTTTAAAGATGCCAAGCAGATGCTTTACATGGGAAAAGAGCAAAGCAATACGTTTGACGCCTTGATCGCCAGCCAGAGCCTGGTAATGATCCGGTATCTGATATTGGTCTACATCCAGATAAAACACGGGCTGAACATCTGCGTTGGCCCGCTGTTTCGGCAAACGTCAGACGATCAGTCATTATGGATGTTCAGTCGTGCCGTCTGGGGCCGTGTCAAAGAACTGATTTTCAAGTCAAGTGATATACTTTCGCACCGTATCGAACCTGATTTGCTTTTTCATTTTATTGATATCATAGAAGATCTCATCGCTGAACAAAGTCGATGCGTTACTGCGAAACTTTAG
- a CDS encoding arsenite methyltransferase translates to MKNENAEKNENADTLRQMVRGRYTQVVTGTGCGCTPHAAGGCCGSNFDSIEQVNRIMGYSDKELGSVVEGANLGLGCGNPTAIGELQPGDVVLDLGSGAGFDCFLAAQKVGEKGCVIGVDMTPEMLSKARGNAAKMGITNVEFRLGEIEHLPVADNSVDIIISNCVINLSPEKQQVFRDACRVLKPGGRLFVSDVVATAEMPDSMREQAALITGCIAGAEHTDRLRYFLEEAGFENVTIELKAHSDELVSGWFPGSGAEKYVSSADIRAVKPISITSSTRSRPVPLYNGFVV, encoded by the coding sequence ATGAAAAATGAAAATGCCGAGAAAAATGAAAATGCGGATACGCTGCGTCAAATGGTAAGAGGTCGATATACCCAAGTGGTGACAGGAACGGGCTGTGGGTGCACGCCCCACGCTGCCGGCGGGTGTTGCGGGTCGAATTTCGACAGCATCGAGCAGGTGAACCGGATCATGGGCTATTCCGACAAGGAACTGGGCAGCGTTGTCGAAGGCGCCAATCTCGGTTTGGGCTGCGGCAACCCGACCGCCATCGGTGAACTCCAGCCCGGTGATGTCGTGCTGGATTTAGGCAGTGGGGCAGGGTTCGATTGCTTTCTTGCTGCGCAAAAGGTCGGTGAAAAGGGATGCGTGATTGGTGTGGACATGACACCCGAGATGCTATCGAAAGCCAGAGGCAACGCGGCGAAGATGGGCATTACCAATGTCGAATTTCGATTGGGGGAGATCGAGCACTTGCCTGTTGCCGATAACAGCGTGGATATCATAATTTCCAACTGCGTGATCAACCTTTCACCCGAAAAGCAGCAGGTCTTTCGAGATGCTTGCCGTGTGTTGAAACCGGGGGGCCGTCTATTTGTTTCCGATGTGGTCGCGACAGCCGAAATGCCGGATTCCATGCGCGAACAGGCGGCACTGATAACCGGGTGCATTGCCGGTGCAGAACATACGGATCGACTCCGATACTTTTTGGAAGAAGCAGGATTCGAGAATGTAACAATCGAACTCAAGGCCCACAGCGATGAATTGGTGAGCGGTTGGTTTCCTGGAAGCGGGGCCGAAAAATATGTTTCGTCGGCAGATATTCGTGCCGTAAAGCCAATATCAATTACCTCGTCAACCAGGTCCAGGCCGGTTCCTTTATACAACGGCTTCGTGGTGTAA